Genomic DNA from Felis catus isolate Fca126 chromosome E3, F.catus_Fca126_mat1.0, whole genome shotgun sequence:
CCTGGTGGCTTTCCCAGCGAGGGCGCCAACTCCAGGCCTGGGTAGTGCCGTGCTGAGCGCTGGCAGGTGGTGATCCCGAGTCATCCGCTGCATCCCTGGCTCTGTGCCCACCACCCTCGCAGGCAGCGGAGCGAACTCGGCAGTTAGGCCCTGGACCCACGGACATCGAGGGTGTTCCTACCCTCGGAGGCAGCGCGGCACAGAGCGTCTCTGTTGCACCCGTCCGGCCCACCAGGAAAGGCAGTGCAGCCACGCTCAGCCCTCACAGCCAGACGCGCACCAGCCGTCCAGGCCAGGCGTGGAGGGGGTGTCAACGAAGCGGCACCGGACCCACCCTGCCACGTCACACCCACCACTTGGCCAGTTAAAACCAGAGGCTTTAATTTCTATAAAACGCAGCCTGAAAATCAGAGCTGAATTAGGTTTActgtacaaagaaacaaaaaccgtCCAAAATGAGCACAGGAATGGTGTGTCAGCAGCGAAAAGTAGTGTTGATAAGGTGAACGTAGGACTGTCCACGTCCTCAAAACAGTCTGTGTGACGGGGTTCAAAGTCCGAAGAAAGGGGCCTGACAGGCAAGACAGGATGGGTGTGGCCTCCTCTGCCTGACCCTGCTGAGGCCAGGCCTCACACGGGGACCCTGGGTGCCCCTGCACACCCGGGCCAcggcccccaccctgcctcccagACACCCAGGACAGGAGAGTCCCAGAGCCCAGGATGGGGCCGTGAGTAGGAGGTAGAGCTGAGCACCAGTGTGACCCGGTGGCCGTGTCACCAACCAGGTGGCAGGaggagcctggctggctggcGGGTTCTCCAGGAGAGGCTCGGTGACTCTGCTGCCGGCACCACTCCAGGCAGCATCACTAAGAAAATCTGGGTCAGAACGGTTCTGGTGACGTGTGACCCCGAGGGGTGATGCCAGGCCAGGAGCAGCTGTGGGGTCACACCCGAGGCCAGCAGATGGAAGGTGGCAAGAGTGGaggccaggtgccccaggagacaAACAGGCAGGTCTGTCCAGACCCGCAGAGCACCTGACAGCCCCCCTGAGGATCTCGGCGTCTTCACACGGGAGATGCTGAGCCGGTTTCATGGAGCAACAGACAGAGATATGACCGGAAGGGAAGGTGCAGAGTCAAGGGGGAGGCTGTTTGCCCCCACACGTGGAGGGACACGGGGGGAGTGCATCCCACTATCCCCTCTGAGAAGCCCCAACATTCCCCTGGGGAACCTAGGAAATTGCCCCCAGCTCTGAGCCCATCTGAGACGCGCAGGATGTCACCCAGGAAGGTGTGGCCGCACCATTCAGACCTCTGCCCAGCCCCTTGGGGGGGCACAAGGAGCCCCGTACTCAGGCTGGCGGAGGCAGCCACGGGGCCTAGAGCCCTGCCCAAAGCTCCCACCTGTACCCTATGGTCTCTGCACAGCCCACACCCCACGTGAAGTGTCTGAACTCAAAGGGTGAAGTCTTGGGGGTTCCTCCTCGTCTTTGCCTCaaatcccctccctctcccaaggTCCCGAAGCTTGACCCCACAGCTGACAGGGGCTCACGTGTGGCTGCACCAAAGGCCTCCCTGcccatcctttaaaaatgtacagaaaggTGAACATCTTCCACATAAATAAGAAAGGGAGCCAGGCCTCCTGGGTCCCCAAGGACCGCCCCGCCCCCTTGAGGCCGGGCCGGGCAGAGCTGCCTCCCGGGCACTTCCCAGCCGCATGGCACTGCAGGGTCCCGGGCTTGTTCCGCCAAGATCCCCGCAGCTCTCTCCGGTCCCGCGGAGCTTCTCTGGCCCAGACCACTGCCCGCGCAGTGAGCCCCCACGCTTCCCAGGAGGCGGTGAGGTCAAAGCCTTCCCTGCACACAGCGCCAGGCCCAGCGCCCGGCCAGAGACGCTCCCCAAGCGTGAGCCCTCCCGGAGCGAACTGGACGGGGTGGCACCCGGCCCGTCCTGCTAGGAGATCTTGCAGTTGCTCCTTGAGCAGTTCTGGGGCGGGCTCTGCGGGGGGCGGATGGACTTGGACCTCTTGAGACTGTTGCCCTTGCTGCTGCCCCCGCCTGCCCCACTGGCCAGCGAGTAGGAGCGCCCGTGCATCATGACGGCGTTCATGCCATTGGCCATCGAGAAGGACTTGAGATGGCTCTTGATGGTGACCGGCAGCGGGAGCTTGTCGATGAGGTGCACCGGGGTGCAGGAGACGATGGCCCGGCAGCACAGGTCCTGCAGGCTGAACACTacggatgggggcgggggagggaaagGTCAGGCGGTGGGGTGCAGAGGTCCGCAAAGCTCAGGCTTGCCCTGCTCGGGACCCTGGACGCCCACCACTCCACAGCCCAGCTGCCGGTGTCCCGTTCCCGACTTCTCCCTGGAGCCGCACGCAGAGAGGTGCCCTGGGAGACCCCGCTTCCAAGGGtcgccagccctgccctggggcctAACGGGAGATGGAGGCCTCCAGCCAGCCCTGGCCCTTCTGGCAGCTGGGGTGGGACGGGGCTGAGGGACGGGGGAGCGCACAGCCAGGATCCTCATGGGTCAGCTCCAGGAGGGGAGGCTTCGAGCCAGTCTCCTGTTCGCTCCAGGGCACAGTCCACAGCACTCCCTCCCAGCACCGAGGCGCAGACCCTTGCACAGCGCCGGGACCCCACACAGAGCAGACACGGGGCGCAGGCTAACTTAGCTTCCAGGTGTCAGGGAAGCAGCGGGGACCTTGCTTCCCCTCCAACCCGGGGAGGCCGGCCCCTGAGTGGGCTGCCAGAGGCCCCCTCTGCCTCCGTTCTCCTGACCACAGCTGCGACACCACCTCACCTCGGTTGGGCCTCCAGATCTTCTCCATGCCGTGCCTCATAAGCACGATGCGGGACAGCTCCGTGAAGGACTCAATGACATTGAAGTTGCACAGAGGGCTGACCTCGAAGAAAGTCATGCCATTCTTCTCTGCGTAGGCGCGTGCCTGCTCTGTTGGAACTTGCCGCTTGAAGGCCAGGTGTAGCCGGTTCCCAACCAGGATCCGGGGGACCCCGGGTGCATGcttgcggtggggggggggggacgcacAGTACTCAGCAGAGGCACGAGCACAGGACACCCCCATGTTGGCAccgtccccctgcccccaaagcaGGCAGGGCCCTCACTGTCCATTCTGTGGCCACCGAGTATGTGGCAGTCAGTGTGCAAGACGACAGAGAGCCAGGGCAACGGGCAGAGGCGGGGGTAGGGACAGCCAACGGGGTCCCCCAGCTTCCTGCTGGGGATGGGAGTACACCCTGGGAAGGGACCGTGCGAGGGCTATCTATGGATGCACACCTACCTCATCAATCTCCTTGATCCACCGGTCGATGCCGTCAAAGGACCAGCGGTTGGTGATGTCATACACCAGGAGGATCCCCTGCAAGGGAGACACGGGCGTCGAGAGGCCGGGGGCCGCCTGGATGGAAGGGGTCCTATTCCAGGCACAGTGCCCTATGTGGCCAAGCACCACTCCTTTCCAGCATAGGCGGGGCCAGGGGCACTCGGCTCCAGCCagacagcttttatttattttattattattttttaatgtttatttttgagagagacaagagacacaatgtgagtgggttaggggcggagagagagggagacacagaatccgaagcaggctccaggctctgagctgtcagcacagagcctgacattgggctcaaactcacgagctgtgagatcatgaccggagccgaagttggacatccaactgactgagccacccaggcgccccttaaggggATTGTGTGGGTCACACGTTTTCCACGTGAAAAATGCCTGGCTTTGAGACTCTGTCACGCTTCAGAGGCATTGCTGGCATCAGCTCTGCACGCAGGCCTCAGCCAGCCCTGTCCCCATCTCCTCACCGAGGGCAGGCCCGTGTGGTCCTGGATACCCTCTGTGAGGGGTGATGGCAATAGGGGGATCTCGTGGGCTCAGTGCTGCCTCTTCCCTCCCTATCTTGAAGACTTGGCTGGGAAAACTggtattttttcaatttctttcctccaAACACATTGTAAGCATTATCctgtgatcatttaaaaatgactcaagctgaaggggcgcctgggtggctcggtcggttaagcatccgactcttgattttggctcaggtcacgatcccagggttgtgggactgagccccgtgtcaggctctgtgctgacagtgtggagcctgcttgggattctcttcccatcccctctctggccctctcctgctctcgagttctctctctcaaaataaataaataagcattaaaaaaaaaaaaaaatcacccaagcTAAGACAGTCTACAAAGGTCTACAGACAGTGTGGACAGGCCCTGCGGACAACCCTGGCAGGCAGACAGGGGTGATGTCCCTGACACTGTCCAACGGAGCTCTGCTCAGGGGACCCGGGGGCCGAGCGGACGGATTCTTAGTTTTCCAACCCAAATTTGCAGGCAGGACGCCAGTCACTCtagcagccccccgccccccgaacTGGGCAGAGGATCTGCTGTGGGGATTTTGCCGCACGTCCCTTAGAGACCAAGCAGTCAGAGCTCAGCTCTGGGCTGTCTCCGCCTGCCTGGCTCGCCCATCGTCCCTGCCCGAGAGATCTCCATCACGAGCCGCAGAAAGGTGATTCCAGCAGAGAGTGTAGCTGCGGGctcccgcctctctctgccccttcaggccactccgaagcaggctcaggagCCGGAACCTCTCCGCAGACAGGATCCACCCCATCCTGCCCCATCAAGGCTCCATTCAGCCTGTGTCTGTCATACACGGGGACAATGCAGCTGAGATCAAAAGGACAGGGCACCCTCCACCTCCAAATGCGCCTTTCCCCTCAAAAAGTGTCCTTCAAATCCTGCAAGACTGAAGTGTAGCCCTCGATCTTGTCGACGTGGAGCTCAAAACCCCACTCTTGGGCCGGAAGGCctctggcagggcagagccacttGCCGAGCCGGGAGGGACCCTGGCAGGGAAGGAAGAGCCAGGCCTGGAGCAACATTCTCTGGAGACAGATGTGCACAGACTCACTTCAAGTCAAGGGCGGAGACACCAGTCTGGCGGGGGCAGTGCCACGAGTGAGACTGGACAGGACCCGTGAGCAGCTGGGGTTAACCCTGTTGCCTGGGGCACAAGGAACAAAGCCTCTGTCTAGTGCTGCAGTGGGGGGCCCCTGACCCCCAACCCTGGAAACCCCCCTTCTTTGACATAACAGAGGGCGCATGTAGTGACCTCATCTCAGCCCTGTTCATACAGCTAAACGTGCCGTCCCAGGACTGGAGTAAGTCAAGGTATGGACGTACCAAGTGGGTATAAACGTAAGACACGGAGGTGCACAGCAGACTGCGAGAAGTACACAGATGTGCAGaccttttaagttttgtttttttttttttgagagaatgagcacaagtggaggggtgggggaggggcagaaagaaagggagacagaatcccaagcggactccactatcagctcagagcccgacgtggggctcgatcccacaaaaccgtaagtgagatcatgacctgagccgaaggaagagggggacgcttaaccgactgagccccccaggcgctccgTCCagtttttagaaacagaaatacaaacacacCACAACCCACAGAGAACAGTTTCCATGCACAACCACGTGTTGGAGGCTCGACAGGGACTCACCTTCTTGCTCCTGCTCACCTGTGTGAGGCTGAAAAGCTCAAACAAGCAGGCAGAAGCTCATCTCTTGGGCTCAGGCTTCAGCCACGCCCCTAGGCGGTTGTGGAACCTCTGGCTGTCCCCTGGAGCCAACCTGCACCCACAACCATCTTCCTGGGGCTGCCCCAGTCGCGGTCCATCACAAGGAGGAAGGACACACGCTCAGAGTTTTTAAATGAGCGGGTACTCCAGGGTACAAACAGAAGCTCTCCCCATCGCTCCAGGGATACCCGCTTACTGTCTCATTCCTGACACAGACGGGGATGTGGTGCAagctgcccagcccccacccgggACCCCCGGCCCCACAGACGCCAGAGCCTCTCGCCAGGCTCAGCAGGTAGCGCGGCTGTTGGCACTTAGGTGACTTCACCTACTGTGTGGTTACCAACACCCGAGATGAAGGCCTGAGCACATACAACGGGATCCGGACCACAGGATTCCCAGAGGTGGGAGTGCGGGGCCCAGGTCCTCATTCTGTCCATTTCTGAGCTACCGCTTATCCCTCAGAAGATGCAGAGGGATTTTAAGGGTGAGCAGTTTGATGAGCTTGGACAAACGTACGTACCTGTGCCACCAGCACCCCAACCGAGGTGCAGAGGTGCACTTTTTATGAAGTCAGTTTTTGGCACGTGTGATACATGTTGTACGGTAAGGCTCCCAAGGAGCTCTGCCTACGCCCTCAACACGCACCCAGGCTTCTGCCCAGGAGCCAGACAAGCACTGAAAATGGGGAGCAGGTGTCTGTCAAACGGTCTCTGGCCCAAATGCCCCCCAACCTGGGCGGTGACAGGTGGCATGCTGGTACCCTCACCAGCAATCGTGTAATGGCGAATGTGAGCCCGAGACCATTTTTCACAGGAAACCCCTTTTCACGGGAATGAATTGAACCCTCTCTATCCAGACCAGCGCCTGGCCGTGCTCTCCCCAGTGCTAATCCAGGTGACCCCAAACCCTCAATTGAACAGAACGTTCCCTGCTCCTAGCCCCCAGTCCCCTCCCTGGGACTCCAGGGGACCCCAACGGGAGGCACTGGCCTCCCAGGGCCACCTCAGCACCCAGCAACAGCAAACACGGGCCACAGTCCAGTGGTCCAGGACAGAAAGGTACTCATGGCAAGAGCCACGAGACAGTACCGCTGTGGGGCATGTGACAACACACAGGGGCTGGCCAGGGGCTTCTGTGTTCTGGACCTTACGGGACCCGCAAGGCCTCTCTGACCTTAACGGGGGGTAGGAGAGTGACAGGAGAGAGGAAACTCCACTAGCGGTATCATCGGCTGCAAAGTCAGGTAGTGCCGACCATGCAGACCCCACCGTCCTCACTGCCACCACCAGACGGGACAGAAGCACGACAGGCAGAAGCACCCCAGACTCGGCGCCCGCTGCCGGCCACCCAGCCCCGAAACGACCAGCACCCCCAGAGCTAGCAAAGCAAAAGCAACAGCTGATACACAACTGACTGGGTTGGATGCTTTGGAGAGAACGTGGACGTGGTAACAGGATGTGCTTCCTCAGAACGTACAGTCTGGCGAATGTGCAGGCCTGGCTGCTGCTTTGGTCCTCAAGTGTCTACACAGAAACAGGTGTCTGTGGTCTGTCCCACGTTCACACTCACAGCAGGCAGGGCAGCCGAGGCCTCTCGGGTCTTTTCTCAGCATCTCCCAGGGGGCCTTTATTATCATACCCAACGTAACTCCTCCCATCTCTTCATTTTCCGTTTTATTACAAAAGTAGTATGCGTTTATTGTAGCAAAGTTAGGAAATAGTAAAATGCAGAAGAAACACGTCGGAACTCACCACTGACCCATGGTCCACTGACAATGAACACTAGCGGTCAGAAGACAACCTCTCGTCTCCTATGTATAAAACCACACGTGCCGTCCCACCTTGAAGCAAAAGCGGCCCGTGGACCACACGTGCGTGCCTGAACTCTCCCTGTGCTCACTCAAGCTGACAGGCCCCAAAGCTGGGACCCACACCCGGAGGTCCCTCTGTCTTTTCTTGCTTAGGCTCAGTTTAGGACCTGCCGGGTGCACACCACCTCTGCAGGGCCCCCCCAGGCATCGGGCACGCACTGGGGGTAGCCTGTGCACGGGTCACATCACCAAGCTGGCCGCTCCAGGGGCAGAGCTCCCAGGACAGGAGCTCCCAAGCCCAGCCTGGGGGTCCTCCACCCCAACCTCAGCAGAAAGCAGATGGGGGCCCCATTTGGGGTCTTCCTCCCGATCACCATGCCGGAGAGGCTCCCACTCAGGAGGCCCTGGAGGGAAGGCTGCGGCTGGGTGTTCCTGTTGACATCTACTCAGACTCCATCCGACTCTGTCACAGAAGAAATCTCCCTCTGGTTTCCCAGGTCCCACAGACCAGAAAGAGTAGCATGGGAGTGGCTGGGCATTCATCCCTGCTCACGAAGCAAAACAAATGCCCAGGGGACTCCCCTCAAGCCCGAGCCAGAGTGGGGGGCTGGTGACAGGCAGCGCCTGCTCCTGCTGAGTGCAGACCCACCCGTGGCCCGTGCCCCACAGCCAGAGGCCCGGCCACGTGCCCAAGCGCCAGGTCCCAGCACGAGTGTGTGGTGCTCCCGACGGGGGATCCTGCCTGGGGTGCAGGGCAGCTCTGACTCCAGGGGTCTCCTCTGCAGGGGGGTCACGGCCTGCCCTGAATCAAAGCCGACAAAGCCGACCCGGCAGTGAGAGTCCACAGCTCTGTTGGTGTGGCTACTTTCCCTTCGCCTAGCCTTGAACCACACAGACCCAGTCAGCACGCAAGCACGCTGGGGGAACCTGGGGTCGCAGACAGAAACGggcaggtgcccctgcccctAAGGGCCTGCAGCAGCCCCCTCCGCGGCAGCTCCGATGCTCGGTCCCTGAAGTCCTCAGCAGCGATCCCGGCCAGCCCGCCCGGGCAGCCCCCTCTTCCCAGTGAACCGGTGACTGAGCGGCTCCCCAAGGCTCCCAGCACACTCCCGTAGAGCTCGGGACGCCGACTGGAGCCACGGAGCTCTGACGGCCAAAGCTGCGTCACTCAGAGGACATCCTCGTTTGGGCTCCTAGTAGAAGCCGGGTGTTCAAACGCCAAGACTTGCTTAGAAAGAGTGACACACAGCAGCTGGGGAGGTTGTCCTGGAGAACAGCACCCGCACTGATGCT
This window encodes:
- the RAB40C gene encoding ras-related protein Rab-40C isoform X2, giving the protein MLPARSSCQYLGTVVSPRTQKHTEPLGGRRQDLQEVGIDYKTTTILLDGRRVKLELWDTSGQGRFCTIFRSYSRGAQGILLVYDITNRWSFDGIDRWIKEIDEHAPGVPRILVGNRLHLAFKRQVPTEQARAYAEKNGMTFFEVSPLCNFNVIESFTELSRIVLMRHGMEKIWRPNRVFSLQDLCCRAIVSCTPVHLIDKLPLPVTIKSHLKSFSMANGMNAVMMHGRSYSLASGAGGGSSKGNSLKRSKSIRPPQSPPQNCSRSNCKIS
- the RAB40C gene encoding ras-related protein Rab-40C isoform X1 — protein: MGTQGSPVKSYDYLLKFLLVGDSDVGKGEILESLQDGAAESPYAYSNGIDYKTTTILLDGRRVKLELWDTSGQGRFCTIFRSYSRGAQGILLVYDITNRWSFDGIDRWIKEIDEHAPGVPRILVGNRLHLAFKRQVPTEQARAYAEKNGMTFFEVSPLCNFNVIESFTELSRIVLMRHGMEKIWRPNRVFSLQDLCCRAIVSCTPVHLIDKLPLPVTIKSHLKSFSMANGMNAVMMHGRSYSLASGAGGGSSKGNSLKRSKSIRPPQSPPQNCSRSNCKIS